One Streptomyces fagopyri DNA window includes the following coding sequences:
- a CDS encoding FAD-dependent monooxygenase yields the protein MNGKTRTATASRTVIIVGSGPTGLLLAADLATAGVPVTLVEKRPHKISNLSRAFVLHARTLEQLDARGLADELEARGRTLDRIRLFDRLTVELDTLPSRFNHLLVIPQYEVEKALTRRAVEAGVRFVYETEVTGLRQDPDGVTLDVRGPGGEPGELRGVYVVGTDGMRSVVREAVGLPFPGRSVIRSVVLADVRLAEEPESLLTADAVGDAFAFIAPFGDGYYRVIGWHRGRDVPDSEPLGLDEVKEITRLSLGRDYGMHDARWMSRFHSDERQAPAYRVGRVFLAGDAAHVHTPAGGQGMNTGLQDAANLGWKLALVVNGHAAPALLDTYQAERHPVGRSVLRSSGGIVRLAMAKRPWTLALRAALTTVLNSVGPVGRKAVGQITGIGYAYRAPRGSHALVGTRVPDVALRGGRLYEALRGGRFVLVTPGSAPRPYEAGNRKDRLVVEDWASDRRTTLLVRPDGYVAWAAENPDEQAVEAAVTAAVGD from the coding sequence ATGAACGGCAAGACCCGCACCGCCACCGCTTCCCGGACCGTGATCATTGTCGGCTCCGGCCCCACCGGCCTGCTGCTGGCCGCCGACCTCGCCACCGCCGGCGTCCCCGTGACCCTCGTCGAGAAGCGCCCGCACAAGATCAGCAACCTCTCCCGCGCCTTCGTCCTGCACGCCCGCACCCTGGAGCAGCTCGACGCCCGCGGCCTCGCCGACGAGCTGGAGGCCCGGGGCCGGACCCTCGACCGCATCCGGCTCTTCGACCGGCTGACCGTGGAGCTCGACACCCTCCCCTCCCGGTTCAACCACCTGCTGGTGATCCCGCAGTACGAGGTGGAGAAGGCGCTGACCCGGCGGGCGGTCGAGGCCGGGGTGCGGTTCGTGTACGAGACCGAGGTGACCGGGCTGCGCCAGGACCCGGACGGCGTGACCCTCGACGTCCGGGGCCCGGGCGGGGAACCGGGGGAACTGCGGGGCGTGTACGTCGTCGGCACGGACGGGATGCGCAGTGTGGTGCGCGAGGCGGTCGGACTGCCGTTCCCCGGCAGGTCGGTCATCCGGTCCGTGGTCCTCGCGGACGTCCGGCTGGCCGAGGAGCCGGAGTCGCTGCTGACCGCCGACGCCGTCGGTGACGCCTTCGCCTTCATCGCGCCCTTCGGCGACGGCTACTACCGCGTGATCGGCTGGCACCGCGGCCGCGACGTCCCCGACAGCGAACCGCTCGGGCTCGACGAGGTCAAGGAGATCACCCGGCTCTCCCTCGGCCGCGACTACGGCATGCACGACGCCCGCTGGATGTCCCGTTTCCACAGTGACGAGCGCCAGGCACCCGCGTACCGGGTCGGCCGGGTCTTCCTCGCCGGGGACGCCGCGCACGTCCACACCCCGGCCGGCGGCCAGGGCATGAACACCGGCCTCCAGGACGCGGCGAACCTCGGCTGGAAGCTCGCCCTGGTCGTCAACGGTCACGCGGCGCCCGCCCTGCTGGACACCTACCAGGCCGAGCGTCACCCCGTCGGCAGGTCGGTGCTGCGCAGCAGCGGCGGGATCGTACGGCTCGCGATGGCCAAGCGGCCGTGGACGCTGGCACTGCGCGCCGCGCTCACCACGGTCCTCAACAGCGTCGGACCCGTCGGCCGGAAGGCGGTCGGCCAGATCACCGGCATCGGGTACGCGTACCGGGCGCCGCGTGGCTCGCACGCCCTCGTCGGCACCCGCGTCCCCGACGTCGCCCTGCGCGGCGGGCGTCTCTACGAGGCGCTGCGGGGCGGCAGGTTCGTCCTGGTGACGCCGGGATCGGCCCCCCGGCCGTACGAGGCCGGCAATCGCAAGGACCGTCTCGTGGTGGAGGACTGGGCGAGCGACCGGCGGACGACGCTGCTCGTGCGGCCCGACGGATACGTGGCCTGGGCCGCGGAGAACCCCGACGAGCAGGCGGTCGAGGCGGCGGTGACAGCCGCGGTGGGCGACTGA
- a CDS encoding RNA polymerase sigma factor, which produces MRGHREDATDAALLRAVADGDSAALAALYDRHAGWLHTRLTRRCGDPEVVREVLQDTFVTVWRSAAGHRGTEAGGWLWTIAARRLVDARRAGERALRAERTEYAPPPAPSAEERVLAGLEYGDVGTALDRISPELREVLRATVVDGLTTRETARLLGIPEGTVKTRAMRARAELRAALAHLGPSGDPSPLGGPA; this is translated from the coding sequence GTGAGGGGCCACCGGGAGGACGCCACGGACGCGGCACTGCTGCGGGCCGTCGCGGACGGGGACTCGGCGGCGCTGGCCGCACTGTACGACCGGCACGCGGGATGGCTGCACACGCGGCTGACCCGGCGCTGCGGTGATCCCGAGGTCGTCCGGGAGGTGCTGCAGGACACCTTCGTGACCGTGTGGCGGTCGGCGGCCGGACACCGGGGCACGGAGGCGGGCGGCTGGCTGTGGACGATCGCCGCGCGCCGGCTCGTCGACGCCCGGCGGGCCGGAGAGCGGGCCCTGCGCGCCGAGCGGACCGAGTACGCGCCGCCGCCCGCGCCCTCCGCGGAGGAACGTGTGCTGGCGGGCCTGGAGTACGGGGACGTGGGCACGGCCCTGGACCGCATCTCCCCCGAACTGCGCGAGGTGCTGCGCGCCACCGTCGTCGACGGGCTGACCACGCGCGAGACGGCCCGGCTGCTCGGGATCCCCGAGGGCACGGTCAAGACCCGCGCGATGCGGGCCCGCGCGGAACTCAGGGCGGCGCTCGCCCACCTCGGCCCCTCCGGGGACCCGTCACCGCTGGGAGGACCAGCATGA
- a CDS encoding zf-HC2 domain-containing protein: MTGWHAADDLVARYTDGSLPEPDAWSLEKHLESCGSCAARASQAARAGAAGPVLAQVRDAVLDTVPHVRRARTPLPAPPTAPPLPAPPTPAVPASAPPRRARAVGGRLGRIVWAAGPALRGAWTGAVLLVAVGALALAYGGGSDSARPLLLALAPVVPVAGVALSYGRYADPLYELAATSPSGGLRLLLTRTAAVLAVSVPLLTVAGLLLPAAGPRLPQAPAAAAWLLPGLALTLAALALSGYTSCRTGSMVVGGGWLLALAAPVLAAGGAGPASTGSGLTARLAQQLSLYFTGAPAQWGWAAGAALCALLLTARRTAYDRLETM, from the coding sequence ATGACCGGCTGGCACGCCGCCGACGATCTCGTCGCCCGTTACACGGACGGCTCCCTTCCGGAGCCGGACGCCTGGTCCCTGGAGAAGCACCTGGAGAGCTGCGGTTCCTGTGCCGCGCGGGCCTCGCAAGCGGCCCGCGCGGGGGCGGCGGGACCGGTACTGGCGCAGGTGCGGGACGCGGTCCTGGACACCGTCCCGCACGTGCGCCGGGCCCGGACCCCGCTTCCGGCTCCCCCGACCGCTCCCCCGCTTCCCGCACCGCCCACGCCCGCCGTGCCGGCCTCCGCGCCACCGCGGCGCGCCCGAGCGGTCGGGGGACGGCTCGGGCGGATCGTCTGGGCCGCCGGGCCCGCTCTGCGCGGTGCCTGGACCGGAGCCGTACTGCTGGTGGCCGTGGGGGCGCTCGCACTGGCGTACGGCGGCGGGTCCGACAGTGCGCGCCCGCTGCTGCTGGCCCTCGCGCCGGTGGTCCCCGTCGCCGGGGTCGCCCTCTCCTACGGCCGGTACGCCGACCCGCTGTACGAGCTCGCCGCGACGTCGCCCTCCGGCGGACTGCGGCTGCTCCTCACCCGGACGGCCGCCGTGCTGGCGGTGAGCGTGCCGCTGCTGACGGTGGCGGGGCTACTGCTCCCCGCCGCGGGTCCCCGCCTGCCGCAGGCGCCCGCGGCGGCGGCCTGGCTGCTGCCGGGACTCGCCCTGACGCTGGCCGCGCTGGCGTTGTCCGGATACACCAGCTGCCGTACCGGCTCCATGGTGGTCGGCGGCGGCTGGCTGCTCGCGCTGGCGGCACCGGTCCTCGCGGCCGGCGGCGCGGGTCCGGCGTCGACCGGTTCGGGTCTGACGGCCCGTCTCGCCCAGCAGCTCTCCCTCTACTTCACCGGCGCACCCGCGCAGTGGGGATGGGCGGCGGGGGCCGCGCTCTGCGCCCTGCTGCTCACCGCGCGCCGTACCGCGTACGACCGTCTGGAGACGATGTGA
- a CDS encoding HesA/MoeB/ThiF family protein, with the protein MTVTVEKLRRPRIKPEHRAYRTVDGNVRIGSVIHGIGAEIADPEGWVWTLVGAMDGTREPAAVVDAVLRAHPGLPGLTDEDTRQAMADLLDAGFVEDAGAPVPVSGRERVRYSRGVPLLRWMDLGPRATPWDAQLRLLSARVLLIGVGGTGGHAAQSLVASGVGRLHCVDPDVVELSNLNRQPLFRESDLGRPKVEAALGTLRALNSDVTVTGERREVRGPEDLAELVRSGAPAVPRPPAVPRPPAAPRPPAAPRPLGVPATSELPGASEPYDLLVLAADRPDDIRRWANRVCLAAGLPWVDAGYRGPLVTAGIHVPGRGACWECLRAAEVARRDLRLAPGQDEEAASPHLPWNPASAVTAGLSGGLLAHAALALLTGVPALDPGFRFGMNLMLPGDPVLERSPRRPDCPACGDDRPTGGRAGSQAAERNGGPPGEPTREPPPERTGEPPAERTGKPPGEPSPERTGEPPGEPAGERAEGRSWNRAGGQG; encoded by the coding sequence GTGACGGTCACGGTCGAGAAGCTCCGCCGGCCCCGGATCAAACCCGAGCACCGGGCCTACCGCACGGTCGACGGCAACGTCCGCATCGGCAGCGTCATCCACGGCATCGGCGCGGAGATCGCCGACCCGGAGGGCTGGGTCTGGACCCTGGTCGGGGCGATGGACGGGACGCGGGAGCCGGCCGCGGTGGTCGACGCGGTGCTGCGGGCGCATCCCGGACTCCCCGGTCTCACGGACGAGGACACCCGTCAGGCGATGGCGGACCTGCTGGACGCCGGGTTCGTGGAGGACGCGGGAGCGCCCGTACCGGTGTCCGGACGGGAGCGCGTCCGCTACAGCCGGGGCGTGCCGCTGCTGCGCTGGATGGACCTCGGTCCCCGGGCGACCCCGTGGGACGCCCAACTGCGGCTGCTCAGCGCCCGGGTGCTGCTGATCGGCGTCGGCGGCACGGGAGGTCATGCCGCGCAGAGCCTGGTCGCCTCCGGAGTCGGCCGTCTGCACTGCGTGGACCCCGACGTGGTCGAACTGTCGAACCTCAACCGCCAGCCCCTGTTCCGCGAGTCCGACCTCGGCCGACCCAAGGTGGAGGCCGCGCTCGGCACGCTGCGGGCCCTGAACTCGGACGTGACGGTGACCGGGGAGCGGCGGGAGGTGCGGGGCCCGGAGGATCTGGCGGAGCTGGTGCGGTCCGGGGCGCCCGCGGTCCCACGTCCGCCCGCGGTCCCCCGTCCACCCGCGGCCCCCCGTCCGCCCGCGGCCCCCCGTCCACTCGGGGTCCCGGCCACGTCCGAACTCCCGGGCGCTTCCGAGCCGTACGACCTGCTCGTTCTCGCCGCCGACCGTCCGGACGACATCCGGCGCTGGGCGAACCGTGTCTGCCTGGCCGCGGGCCTGCCGTGGGTCGACGCCGGATACCGGGGTCCCCTGGTGACGGCCGGGATCCACGTGCCCGGCCGGGGAGCGTGCTGGGAGTGTCTGCGGGCCGCGGAGGTCGCCCGCCGTGATCTGCGGCTGGCGCCGGGCCAGGACGAGGAGGCCGCCTCCCCGCATCTCCCGTGGAACCCCGCGAGCGCGGTCACCGCCGGTCTGTCCGGCGGGCTGCTCGCCCACGCGGCCCTGGCCCTGCTCACCGGCGTGCCCGCACTCGACCCGGGTTTCCGTTTCGGGATGAACCTGATGCTGCCGGGCGATCCGGTGCTGGAGAGGTCCCCGCGGCGGCCCGACTGCCCTGCCTGCGGCGACGACCGGCCCACCGGAGGACGCGCCGGGTCACAGGCCGCGGAACGGAACGGTGGACCGCCGGGAGAACCGACCCGAGAACCGCCGCCGGAACGGACCGGGGAACCGCCTGCGGAACGGACCGGGAAACCGCCGGGAGAACCGTCGCCGGAACGGACCGGAGAACCGCCGGGAGAACCGGCCGGAGAACGGGCCGAGGGGCGGTCCTGGAACCGGGCCGGAGGACAAGGGTGA
- a CDS encoding SDR family NAD(P)-dependent oxidoreductase yields MLLTDKTAIIYGAGGSIGGAVARTFAQEGARVHLVGRTGETLDAVAKDITAAGGHAETAVLDALDEAAVEAHVASLDAVDISFNLVTRGDVQGVPLVDLPVEDFVRPVETGIRATFTTARAAARRMAEVGSGVVLTLNSGSAYGSPMMGGTGPADAAIDTLVRNLAAELGPRGLRVVGLWAAGVPETLTREKLIAVDPRMDLDETALQGLLANLAGMRMTRRNPTLAEIAATAAFLASDRAGGITGTFVNVTGGMVPH; encoded by the coding sequence ATGCTGCTCACCGACAAGACCGCGATCATCTACGGCGCCGGCGGATCCATCGGCGGCGCCGTCGCACGCACCTTCGCCCAGGAGGGCGCCCGCGTGCACCTGGTGGGGCGTACGGGCGAGACGCTGGACGCGGTGGCGAAGGACATCACGGCGGCGGGCGGGCACGCCGAGACCGCGGTGCTCGACGCCCTCGACGAGGCGGCGGTCGAGGCGCACGTCGCCTCGCTGGACGCCGTCGACATCTCGTTCAACCTGGTCACGCGGGGCGACGTGCAGGGCGTTCCGCTGGTCGACCTGCCGGTCGAGGACTTCGTACGGCCCGTCGAGACCGGCATCCGCGCCACGTTCACGACCGCCCGCGCCGCCGCCCGGCGGATGGCCGAGGTCGGCTCGGGCGTGGTGCTCACGCTCAACAGCGGCTCCGCGTACGGCAGTCCGATGATGGGCGGCACCGGACCGGCCGACGCGGCGATCGACACGCTGGTGCGGAACCTGGCGGCGGAGCTGGGACCGCGCGGACTGCGCGTCGTGGGCCTGTGGGCGGCCGGGGTGCCCGAGACGCTGACCCGGGAGAAGCTGATCGCGGTCGACCCCCGGATGGACCTCGACGAGACGGCCCTCCAGGGGCTGCTCGCGAACCTCGCGGGGATGCGGATGACCCGCCGCAACCCCACCCTCGCCGAGATCGCCGCCACCGCCGCCTTCCTCGCCTCCGACCGGGCGGGCGGCATCACCGGCACGTTCGTCAACGTCACGGGCGGGATGGTCCCGCACTGA
- a CDS encoding TetR/AcrR family transcriptional regulator: MPVKEPSATTSQTPPRRSDTTRTAILTAARERFAADGYERATIRAIAKDARIDPSMVMRYYGSKEGLFTAVLDVDLRLPAPEQLHRADVGHALVQHFLDLWEENEVLTAVLRVGVTNQAGAGRMQGILRDQLVPIALHLCPDAEQAPARAALTASQLLGLALARYVLRFPPAVALTPEEIVAWLAPTVQRYLTAPHP; this comes from the coding sequence ATGCCCGTCAAGGAACCTTCGGCCACCACGTCCCAGACCCCGCCCCGCCGCTCCGACACCACCCGGACCGCGATCCTCACCGCCGCCCGCGAGCGCTTCGCCGCCGACGGCTACGAGCGCGCCACCATCCGCGCCATCGCCAAGGACGCCCGTATCGACCCGTCCATGGTCATGCGGTACTACGGCTCGAAGGAGGGACTGTTCACCGCGGTCCTCGACGTCGACCTGCGGCTGCCCGCGCCGGAGCAGCTGCACCGCGCGGACGTGGGTCACGCCCTCGTCCAGCACTTCCTGGACCTCTGGGAGGAGAACGAGGTGCTCACCGCGGTCCTGAGGGTGGGCGTCACGAATCAGGCCGGCGCCGGGCGCATGCAGGGCATCCTCCGCGACCAGCTGGTGCCGATCGCCCTGCACCTGTGCCCCGACGCTGAGCAGGCACCGGCCAGGGCCGCGCTCACCGCCTCACAGCTGCTGGGCCTAGCCCTCGCCCGCTATGTGCTGCGATTCCCGCCCGCCGTCGCGCTCACGCCGGAGGAGATCGTGGCGTGGCTGGCGCCGACGGTGCAGCGGTATCTCACGGCGCCGCACCCCTAG
- a CDS encoding ABC transporter ATP-binding protein: MSGLTVRHRRTTALDAVDLDFGPGVHGLLGPNGAGKTSLIRVLATVAEPARGRVEMLGNDLRRHRERGAVRRELGYLPQDFGYYPGFTVREFVAYVAWLKELPAAGAPASVERAVARVGLADRIDAKVRTLSGGMIRRVGIAQAIVNDPRVLLLDEPTAGLDPEQRVEFRALLRELGEEATVIVSTHLVEDVAAACTGVTLIEAGRVAYRGTPETLAALGADGHESDGNAIERGYTTALRGHRSATVTGATR; the protein is encoded by the coding sequence GTGTCGGGGCTGACCGTCCGGCATCGCAGGACCACCGCGCTCGACGCGGTCGACCTGGACTTCGGCCCCGGCGTCCACGGGCTGCTCGGTCCCAACGGCGCCGGCAAGACCTCCCTCATCCGGGTCCTCGCGACCGTGGCCGAGCCCGCCCGTGGCCGTGTGGAGATGCTCGGCAACGATCTGCGCCGGCACCGGGAGCGCGGCGCCGTCCGCCGCGAACTCGGCTATCTGCCACAGGACTTCGGGTACTACCCGGGGTTCACGGTCCGGGAGTTCGTGGCGTACGTGGCCTGGCTGAAGGAGCTTCCGGCCGCCGGCGCCCCGGCATCGGTCGAGCGGGCCGTGGCCCGGGTCGGGCTCGCCGACCGCATCGACGCGAAGGTCCGGACGCTGTCCGGCGGCATGATCCGCCGGGTCGGCATCGCCCAGGCCATCGTGAACGACCCCCGCGTCCTGCTCCTCGACGAGCCCACCGCGGGACTTGATCCGGAGCAGCGCGTCGAGTTCCGGGCGCTGTTGCGGGAGTTGGGCGAGGAGGCCACCGTGATCGTCTCCACCCACCTGGTGGAGGACGTGGCCGCGGCGTGCACGGGGGTGACGCTGATCGAGGCGGGCCGGGTCGCCTATCGCGGCACCCCCGAGACGCTGGCCGCCCTCGGCGCGGACGGCCACGAGTCCGACGGCAACGCGATCGAGCGCGGCTACACCACGGCGCTGCGCGGCCACCGCTCGGCGACGGTGACGGGCGCGACCCGATGA
- a CDS encoding sigma-70 family RNA polymerase sigma factor — MTQDSGTHVTLGEGDFAALVEPYRRELRVHCYRMAGSYDDAEDLVQETFLRAWRARDGFAGRAGVRTWLYRIATNTCLDFLRRTARRPQRYEPLPGMNHGSAEPPARITWLQPYPDEDLPSADDQPDTLAVSRETMELALLAAIQHLPPRRRAVLVLRDLLGLSAAETAQALETTVASVNSALQRARPTLRDRLPRRRAEWTAEADARERQVLARYMAAAESLDLAAFTDLLSEDIRLTMPPNPYWFVGRAAITEFLGISLDPASPLFLGHWRHLPARANGQPAAGGYVRRPGTTVYRAQVLDVLRIEGDRVVEITSFEPHLFPAFGLPLRLPAGR; from the coding sequence GTGACGCAGGACTCCGGTACGCATGTCACCCTCGGGGAGGGCGACTTCGCCGCGCTCGTCGAGCCGTACCGGCGCGAGCTGCGCGTGCACTGCTACCGCATGGCGGGCTCGTACGACGACGCCGAGGACCTCGTACAGGAGACGTTCCTGCGGGCCTGGCGGGCTCGGGACGGCTTCGCGGGGCGGGCGGGCGTACGGACGTGGCTGTACCGGATCGCCACCAACACCTGTCTGGACTTCCTGCGGCGCACCGCCCGCCGTCCCCAGCGCTACGAGCCGCTGCCCGGCATGAACCACGGCAGCGCCGAACCCCCGGCCCGCATCACCTGGCTCCAGCCGTACCCCGACGAGGACCTGCCCTCCGCCGACGACCAGCCGGACACCCTCGCCGTCTCCCGGGAGACCATGGAGCTCGCCCTTCTCGCCGCCATCCAGCACCTGCCGCCCCGCCGGCGTGCCGTCCTCGTCCTGCGTGACCTGCTCGGACTCTCCGCGGCCGAGACCGCGCAGGCCCTGGAGACGACGGTGGCCTCGGTGAACAGTGCTCTGCAGCGGGCCCGGCCGACCCTGCGTGACCGTCTGCCCCGCCGCCGCGCCGAATGGACCGCCGAGGCCGACGCCCGCGAGCGCCAGGTCCTCGCGCGTTACATGGCCGCCGCGGAAAGCCTCGACCTCGCCGCCTTCACCGACCTGCTCAGCGAGGACATCAGGCTCACCATGCCGCCGAACCCGTACTGGTTCGTCGGCCGCGCCGCGATCACCGAGTTCCTCGGGATCAGTCTCGACCCCGCGTCCCCGTTGTTCCTCGGCCACTGGCGTCACCTTCCCGCTCGGGCCAACGGGCAGCCTGCGGCCGGGGGTTACGTACGGCGTCCCGGTACGACCGTGTACCGCGCCCAGGTCCTCGACGTACTGCGCATCGAGGGCGACCGCGTCGTGGAGATCACCTCCTTCGAGCCGCACCTCTTCCCGGCGTTCGGACTGCCCCTGCGGCTCCCGGCCGGCCGATGA
- the malQ gene encoding 4-alpha-glucanotransferase, with translation MPLSRLAALHGVATSYSPSPGRTVAATDTAVVAALAALGVDASTPDAVRAALAAREAETRDRLLPPTVVSWGGRPPDALAALPDGTRLRITTEQGETRAAAEQLPPGVHALRATAPDGRTADAHLVVAPDRLPTPPGHAYGLLVQLYSLLSRRSWGMGDLGDLAELTAWAGRALGAGFVQVNPLHAAVPGTPTDPSPYRPSSRRFPDPVHLRIEDIPEFAYVDDRDRVRTLLERAGRLRASVLDKDALIDRDAVWELKREALELIREVPLGPGRRAAYADFLAEEGEALEDHVTWCALAEVHGPEWQKWPVGLRDPRSPETARARAELMDRVDFHSRLAWLTDAQLAAAQRSARDAGMPVGLVHDLAVGVHPGGADAWAQQEYCAAGMSVGAPPDAFNARGQDWGLPPWRPDRLAASGYAPYRHLLRALFRHTGALRIDHVMGLFRLWWIPQGRPPTEGTYVRYDAEAMLAVLTLEASRAGALVIGEDLGTVEPGVRETLQERGVLGTSVLWFERDWDGDGQPLPPERWRADCLATATTHDLPPTASRLTGDHVELRDRLGLLTGVLADERAAASAEMGEWLALFARLGLLRGSGSAVSEEAEIQAVHRFLLRTPARMVGVWLPDAVGDRRPQNLPGTWDQYPNWRLPVADAAGRPVTLEELAASPRLYALIDVLRARPGDGGGGRPSR, from the coding sequence ATGCCGCTGTCCCGGCTCGCCGCACTGCATGGCGTCGCCACCTCCTACAGCCCCTCGCCCGGCCGCACGGTCGCGGCCACCGACACCGCGGTCGTCGCCGCCCTGGCGGCGCTCGGCGTCGACGCGAGCACCCCGGACGCCGTCCGCGCGGCCCTCGCCGCCCGCGAGGCCGAGACACGGGACCGGCTGCTGCCGCCGACCGTGGTCAGCTGGGGCGGCCGACCGCCCGACGCGCTCGCCGCGCTGCCCGACGGCACCCGTCTGCGCATCACGACCGAACAGGGCGAGACCCGCGCCGCGGCCGAACAACTCCCGCCCGGCGTCCACGCGTTGCGCGCCACCGCACCCGACGGCCGCACCGCCGACGCCCACCTCGTCGTCGCCCCCGACCGGCTGCCCACCCCGCCCGGACACGCGTACGGACTCCTCGTCCAGCTCTACTCCCTGCTCTCCCGCCGCTCCTGGGGCATGGGCGACCTCGGCGACCTCGCCGAACTGACCGCCTGGGCCGGACGGGCACTCGGCGCCGGATTCGTCCAGGTCAACCCCCTGCACGCGGCCGTGCCCGGCACCCCCACGGACCCGTCGCCCTACCGCCCCTCCTCCCGGCGCTTCCCCGACCCGGTCCACCTGCGGATCGAGGACATCCCCGAGTTCGCGTACGTCGACGACCGCGACCGCGTCCGTACGCTGCTGGAGCGCGCCGGGCGACTGCGCGCGTCCGTGCTCGACAAGGACGCGCTGATCGACCGCGACGCCGTCTGGGAACTCAAGCGCGAGGCGCTGGAACTGATCCGTGAGGTGCCGCTCGGACCGGGACGCCGGGCCGCGTACGCCGACTTCCTCGCGGAGGAGGGCGAGGCGCTGGAGGACCATGTCACCTGGTGCGCGCTCGCCGAGGTCCACGGCCCGGAGTGGCAGAAGTGGCCCGTGGGCCTGCGCGACCCCCGCTCACCCGAAACCGCCCGCGCCCGGGCCGAGTTGATGGACCGCGTCGACTTCCACAGCCGCCTCGCCTGGCTCACCGACGCCCAGCTCGCCGCCGCACAGCGCTCCGCGCGCGACGCCGGCATGCCCGTGGGACTCGTGCACGACCTCGCGGTCGGGGTGCATCCGGGCGGGGCCGACGCCTGGGCGCAGCAGGAGTACTGCGCGGCGGGCATGTCGGTCGGCGCGCCCCCGGACGCCTTCAACGCGCGCGGCCAGGACTGGGGGCTGCCGCCCTGGCGCCCGGACCGGCTGGCCGCCTCCGGCTACGCCCCCTACCGCCACCTGCTGCGCGCCCTCTTCCGCCACACAGGCGCGCTGCGCATCGACCACGTCATGGGTCTGTTCCGGCTCTGGTGGATCCCGCAGGGCCGGCCGCCCACGGAGGGCACGTACGTCCGCTACGACGCCGAGGCGATGCTCGCCGTCCTGACGCTGGAGGCCTCGCGGGCCGGGGCCCTGGTGATCGGCGAGGACCTCGGCACCGTCGAGCCCGGGGTGCGCGAGACGCTCCAGGAGCGCGGGGTGCTGGGCACCTCCGTCCTGTGGTTCGAACGCGACTGGGACGGCGACGGGCAGCCCCTTCCGCCCGAACGCTGGCGCGCCGACTGCCTGGCCACCGCCACCACCCACGACCTGCCGCCCACCGCCTCCCGTCTCACCGGCGACCACGTCGAACTCCGCGACCGGCTCGGACTGCTGACCGGCGTCCTGGCGGACGAGCGCGCCGCGGCCTCGGCGGAGATGGGGGAGTGGCTGGCGCTCTTCGCCCGGCTCGGGCTGCTGCGCGGCTCGGGCTCCGCGGTGTCGGAGGAGGCCGAGATCCAGGCCGTGCACCGGTTCCTGCTGCGCACCCCGGCCCGCATGGTCGGGGTCTGGCTCCCGGACGCGGTCGGTGACCGCCGCCCGCAGAACCTGCCCGGCACCTGGGACCAGTACCCCAACTGGCGGCTGCCCGTCGCCGACGCGGCCGGCCGCCCGGTCACGCTGGAGGAACTGGCGGCCTCGCCGCGGCTGTACGCCCTCATCGACGTGCTGCGGGCGCGTCCGGGAGACGGCGGGGGAGGCCGCCCATCGCGCTGA